From the Nitrospirae bacterium YQR-1 genome, one window contains:
- the hemH gene encoding ferrochelatase: MTTGVILINMGGPENLDAVKPFLYNLFSDRLIIKLGPPFMQRTIAALIAALRSGKTKSMYAKIGGGSPIGKITALQGEKLEAALTAKSSSAYKVFVAMRYTTPSIEESLQRAVNSGITQFIALSLYPHYSLATTGSAYAVLKTEVERLGVNCKYITSYAGNELYIAALVDTINSKLPEFNGNCHDILFSAHGLPQYFIDEGDPYVEEITKTTEKISKQITGYNYHLSYQSRSGPVKWLEPSTEDKIQQLSQQGIKNLLIVPISFVSDHIETLYEIDILYKELSKKSGVNILRPPALNDNAAFIEALASLVLRERAKEK, encoded by the coding sequence ATGACAACAGGCGTAATACTTATAAATATGGGCGGCCCTGAAAATCTTGATGCAGTGAAGCCGTTTTTATATAATCTGTTTTCAGACAGGTTAATAATTAAGCTGGGCCCGCCCTTTATGCAAAGAACGATAGCGGCGCTTATTGCAGCATTAAGAAGCGGCAAGACAAAGTCCATGTATGCCAAAATCGGGGGCGGCTCCCCTATCGGTAAAATCACAGCCTTGCAGGGTGAAAAACTTGAGGCTGCCCTTACCGCCAAATCCTCCTCTGCTTACAAAGTCTTTGTTGCTATGCGTTACACAACTCCTTCTATAGAGGAGTCCTTGCAAAGGGCTGTTAATTCAGGCATTACACAATTTATTGCACTAAGTCTCTACCCCCACTACAGCCTTGCCACAACCGGCTCGGCATATGCGGTACTTAAGACGGAAGTTGAGCGCTTAGGTGTAAACTGTAAGTATATTACATCATATGCCGGCAACGAACTATACATTGCCGCACTTGTTGACACCATAAATAGCAAGCTGCCGGAATTTAACGGTAACTGTCATGACATTTTATTTAGCGCTCACGGCCTTCCCCAATACTTTATTGACGAGGGAGACCCCTACGTTGAGGAAATAACTAAGACCACAGAGAAAATCAGTAAGCAGATAACCGGATATAACTACCATCTTTCATATCAAAGCAGAAGCGGGCCGGTAAAGTGGCTTGAGCCGTCAACAGAGGATAAAATTCAACAACTATCGCAGCAGGGAATTAAAAATCTGTTAATTGTTCCCATAAGCTTTGTCTCAGACCATATAGAAACGCTTTATGAGATAGATATACTGTATAAGGAACTATCTAAAAAAAGCGGCGTTAATATATTAAGACCACCGGCACTAAACGATAACGCGGCTTTTATTGAGGCTTTAGCATCATTAGTGCTAAGGGAGAGGGCAAAGGAGAAATAA
- the hemE gene encoding uroporphyrinogen decarboxylase yields MNDTFLRACRGEKTSYTPIWIMRQAGRYLPQYQKVRSTMDFLTLCKTPEKAAEVTMQPVDTLGVDAAILFSDILIPAEKMGLKLKFLENKGPKFSKPVRTVKDVKKLKVIVPDEDVPYVPETIKILRKELKVPLIGFAGAPFTLATYMIEGGSSKNFLTTKKLIYREPETYRLLMEKVTESTIAYLSAQILAGAQAVQLFDSWAGALSPADYKLYAFPYVKITVEAIKRLGVPVIYFINNCAGIIDAAKDVDSDVIGVCWRIDLKKAARKLKGLASIQGNLDPCILYSSKHHIEAEAKEILKKAADARGHIFNLGHGVLPDTPVDNVKFLVDTVHLKSAQ; encoded by the coding sequence ATGAACGATACATTTTTAAGGGCTTGCAGAGGTGAAAAAACCAGCTATACACCAATATGGATTATGAGACAGGCAGGGCGTTACCTGCCGCAGTACCAAAAGGTACGTTCCACTATGGACTTTCTGACTCTGTGTAAAACCCCCGAAAAGGCGGCTGAGGTCACCATGCAACCGGTAGATACCCTCGGCGTGGATGCCGCCATATTGTTTTCCGATATTTTAATTCCGGCGGAAAAAATGGGATTAAAACTAAAATTTCTTGAAAATAAGGGACCTAAGTTCAGCAAACCGGTAAGAACCGTCAAAGACGTTAAAAAGTTGAAAGTCATTGTGCCCGATGAGGATGTTCCATATGTGCCGGAAACTATAAAAATTCTCCGTAAGGAGTTGAAGGTCCCCCTTATTGGATTTGCAGGCGCCCCTTTTACCCTTGCCACTTATATGATTGAGGGCGGAAGCTCTAAGAACTTTCTTACTACAAAGAAACTCATCTACAGAGAGCCTGAAACATACCGGTTGCTGATGGAAAAAGTTACAGAATCAACGATAGCCTATCTGTCGGCACAGATACTTGCCGGGGCTCAGGCTGTTCAATTATTTGATTCATGGGCAGGTGCACTTTCCCCTGCTGACTATAAACTCTATGCTTTCCCTTATGTAAAAATCACAGTGGAAGCTATAAAGCGTCTGGGCGTTCCGGTGATTTATTTTATAAACAATTGTGCCGGTATTATTGATGCTGCCAAAGATGTTGACTCAGATGTTATCGGTGTTTGCTGGCGTATTGATTTAAAAAAAGCGGCACGTAAGCTAAAGGGGCTTGCCTCCATACAGGGTAATCTCGACCCTTGCATACTGTACTCATCAAAGCACCACATAGAAGCCGAGGCAAAGGAGATTCTTAAAAAAGCTGCCGATGCAAGGGGACACATCTTTAATCTGGGACACGGGGTTTTACCGGATACACCGGTGGATAATGTTAAATTTCTTGTTGATACCGTACACTTAAAAAGCGCACAATGA